From one Octopus bimaculoides isolate UCB-OBI-ISO-001 chromosome 1, ASM119413v2, whole genome shotgun sequence genomic stretch:
- the LOC106880292 gene encoding uncharacterized protein K02A2.6-like encodes MICDIQESVKSYRGCALAAKSPPVKFQLWPKTDSPWTRLHIDSTGPVNGVYYLIMVDSYTKWLEICRCRKPTSMVTIELLHELFAGYGVLDTIVSNNGMQLEFKKFCKCTQLNTSLLHHIIQDQMGKQDGSWIHLKEH; translated from the coding sequence ATGATCTGTGACATTCAAGAGTCAGTGAAATCTTACAGAGGTTGTGCCCTTGCAGCCAAGTCACCACCAGTAAAATTTCAACTGTGGCCTAAAACCGACAGTCCATGGACCAGGCTTCATATAGATTCTACTGGACCAGTAAATGGCGTATATTACCTGATTATGGTAGATAGTTACACTAAGTGGCTGGAAATATGTAGATGTAGGAAACCAACCTCTATGGTAACAATAGAATTACTTCATGAACTCTTTGCAGGATATGGTGTCCTGGACACCATAGTATCCAATAATGGTATGCAGTTGGAGTTTAAAAAGTTTTGCAAATGTACACAATTGAACACATCTCTACTCCACCATATCATCCAAGATCAAATGGGCAAGCAGGATGGTTCGTGGATACATTTAAAAGAGCATTAA